GGAAGATCAGCTCGTGGTGCTCGGGCGCGATGCCGATGCCCGTGTCGCCCACCTCGACCAGCAGCTCGCGCGTCGCGCGGGCGCCTTCGCGCTCGCGCGCGGCGATCCACACGCGTCCGCCCTCCGGCGTGAAGTGGATCGCGTTGCCCAGCAGGTTCCCGAGGACGTGCGACAGCTTCTCGCGGTCGGCGCGCAGCAGCGGCAGCGTGCCGACCACCTCGGACGTCAGCGCGACCTTCTTCTTCGCGGCGAGCGGCTGGTTGAGCGCGATGAGCTGCTCCACCACCGCCGACAGCGCGAAGTCGCTCGGCGACAGCGCGAGCTGGTCGGCCGCGCCGCGCGCGTAGGTGAGGATCTCGCCCACCATCTGCAGCAGCTGGTGGCCCCCCTTGATGATGCCGAGGATGCTCGTGCGCTGGCGCTCCGACAGGTCGCCGAGGATCCCGTCGCGCATGATCTCGGCGTGCGTGATGATCGCCGTCAGCGGCGTGCGCAGGTCGTGCGAGATGTTCGCCAGGAACTGCGTCTTCAGCCGGTCCCGCGCCTGCAGCTCGGCGATCAGTCGCGCGGCCTCGCCCGTCTGGGCCTCGAGGAGCGCCAGCCGCGCCTCCAGCATCTCGGGAAGGCGGCTCTCGGGGGCCTCGGGCGCGGGCGTCGGCCCGTCCGAAGGCCCGGGAGCCATGGTCGGCGCGCCCGGGGCAGGGGACAGCTGGGTCATGGGGCCAAACCTACCGTTTGTCGGAGGCCCCTGCCACCGGCCGCGGCCCCGATCACGACCTCCGGGTGCGGAATTCTGAGGCGCTGGTGACGCCTCAGCTCGGGCTCGCCGGGTCGCCCACCAGGGCGTCCGCGTCCGAGAGCTCGCTGGCCCGCTGCTCCACGTCCTCCTCCAGCCGCTGCCGCCGGACGATGGCGGCGTAGCGCCCGCCGAGCGCGACCAGCTCGTCGTGGCGGCCCTGCTCGACGACCTGCCCCTCCTCCAGCACGAGGATCCACGACGCGTCGCGCACGGCGCTGATGCGGTGCGAGGCGATGAGCGTGGTCCGCCCCGCCAGCGCGCTGCGGAGCGCGCCCAGGATCGCGGCCTCGGTGTGCGTGTCGACCGCCGAGAGCGCGTCGTCGAGCAGGACGACGCTCGGATGGCGAGCGAGGGCGCGCGCGATCGCGGCGCGCTGCTTCTGTCCGCCGGAGAGGTTCACGCCGCGCTCGCCGAGCATCGTCGCGTAGCCGGCCGGGAAGCCCGCGACCGTCTCGTCGAGCTGGGCGACGTCGGCGGCCCAACGGACGACCGGATCGGGATCGGAGACGCCGCTGGTGGCTTCTTCCGCCGCCGTGACAGCGCTCGGCTCCTCCGAGTTCGGCGCTCGGCGCTCGGCGCTCGCCTCGTCGGTCCGCGAAGCGAGCGCCGAGCGCCGAGCGCCGAGAACCGATGATTCACGATCGTTTGCCTCGAGGCCGTAGGCGATGTTCGCGCCCACCGTGTCGCTGAAGAGCAGCGACTCCTGCGGCACGAAGCCGATCTCGCGGCGCAGCACGTCCAGCGGCAGCGCGCGCAGCGGCACGCCGTCGAGCAGGATCTCGCCCTCCTGCGGGTCCCACAGGCGCGGCACGAGCTCCAGCAGCGCCGTCTTGCCGCTGCCGATGGCGCCCACGACGCCCAGCAGCCCGCCGGGCGGCAGGTCGAACGAGACGTGGCGCAGCGCCCAGCGCGTCTCGCCCTCAGACTCAGACCCGACCTGTCCCGAGCGCAGCGAGGGAAAGTGGAAGCCGACGTCGCGGAACTGCAGCCGGCGCCCGGTGCGCGCGACCGCCCCGTCGGCGAGCGGCGGCAGCGCGGCCGGCGTCGCGGCACTCGCGATCGTCGCGCGCGTGTCCAGCACCTCGACGATGCGCGCCATCGACGCGGCACCGCGCTGGAAGAGGTTCGTCACCCAACCCAGCGCGATCAGCGGCCAGGTGAGCATGCCGAGGTAGAGGCCGAAGGCGACGAAGGCGCCGACGCTGATCGTGCCGCGCACCGCGAGCCCGCCGCCGACGCCCAGCACGACGACCGAGCCGAGCCCCGCGAGCAGGCCGAACGCGGGGTTCATCACGCCGTTCAGCCGCGCGAGCGCGAGGTTGCGCCGCACGTACTCCGCGTTCGCCGCGCCGAAGCGCTCCTCCTCGGCTTCCTCCTGCCGGTAGGCGCGCACGACGCGCGTCCCCGAGAGGTTCTCCTGCACGCGCGTCGTCATCGCGCCGAAGTGCTCCTGCACCGCCTCGAAGCGGTCGTGGACCAGGCGGCCGAGGCGGATCATCACCACCGGCAGGAGCGCCATCGGCAGGAGCGCGAGGCCCGTGAGCCGCGCGTCGATGCGCAGCATGAACACGAGCGCGAAGGCGCCGCCCGCGATCGTGTTCGTGAGGTACATGATCGCCGGGCCGGCGGCCATGCGTACCGCGCTCAGGTCGTTCGTGAGGCGCGCCATCAGCTCGCCGGTGCGCCACGGCGCCAGCGCGGCCGCGTCGAGGGACAGCAGGTGTCCGAAGACGGTGTCACGCAGGTCCGTCTCGACCTCGCGGCTGATGCCGTTGAGGATCTCGCGCATCCAGAAGCGGCCGAAGCCGCCCACGAGCGAGAGCCCGACCATCGTGCCCGCGAGCGTCCAGAGCCGCGCGGCCGGCGCGCCCGCGCGCAGGGCGTCGATCGCGGACCGCAGCAGCCACGGCACGACGCTGCCCATGGCGGCCGAGGCCACCACGAGCACGAGCCCGACCGCCAATCGTGTGCGGTAGGGCACGAGAAAGGGCACGAGGCGGCGCAGAGCGGCCGAGGCTGGCATCGGCCTTGCCCCCTTGCGAGCTTGCCCGCGGTCGCGGCCGGCAGCAGCCGCAGGGGCGCTCACTCCGGCACTCCCCCCGCCAGGGCGGGTACGACAGACCGGCACCTCCGCACCATGGACACCACACCACTCCGGAGTCGTCGCATGCCCCAATATATCCGTCGCCGTCTGCCGCTCGTGCTCGCGCTGTCCGCCGCCGCGTCGATGGCCGCCTGCGGTGGCAGCGAGAAGACCGACGCCGCGCTGCAGGACTCCGCGCTCAACCGCGACCTCGCGCTGGCGAACGCCGACAGCGCCGCGCAGCCGCAGCTGACCGACGTGCCGGCCACGACCCCGGAGCCCGCGCCCGTGACGCCCGCGCCGGCTCCCGTGACGCCCGCGCCGACCCCGCGGCCGACGACCTCGCGCCCGGCGCCGCGGCCCACCGCGCCGCGTCCGTCGACGCCGGCTCCCGCGCCGGCCCCCACGACGCCCACGCGCACGGCGAGCGGCAACACGGTGACGCCCGCGACGGGCGGTGCGGGCACCGCGGAGCGCACCGGCACGGGCAGCCTGCCCGCCGGCACGCAGCTCTCGCTGACGTCGAACAGCCGCGTGTGCACCAACACGCACAAGGTCGGCGACCGCTTCACGGCCACGGTCAGCGACGCGGTGACGGGCGCCAACGGCGCGCGCGTGCCCGCCGGCGCGACGGCGACCGTCGAGGTGACGAAGCTCGATCGCAGCGAGAACGTGCGCGACAAGATCGAGATGGGCTTCCGCGTCGTCGCGCTGACGTTCGGCGGGCGCACGTACGCGGTGGACGCCGCGACCGAGAGCGCGGACGTGAGCCGCGTGCGCAACCAGCCCGCGAGCAAGGACCGCCAGAAGGTGATCGGCGGCGCGGTCATCGGCGCCATCGCGGGCCAGGTGATCGGCAAGGACACGAAGGGCACGATCATCGGCGCGGCGACCGGTGCGGCGGCGGGTGCCGCGACGGCGGCGGCGACCGCGAACTACGAGGGGTGCCTGAACGACGGCGCCCGGATCGCGGTCCGGCTGACGGACGCGGTGCAGGTGCGGCTCTGAGATCGAGCTGAGGGCAGGGAGCGCGGGGGGCGGCCGATGGCCGCCCCCCGCGTCGCGTTCGGGGGCCTCCGGCTGGCGTCCGGCCGGTGTCCTCTTGCGCTGGAGGGCCGGCGCCACAGCCTTGCGCCCGTGCGGCTCGGGCCGCATCGTGGCGCGGCTTTCCACCCGCCCGGAGGGGCGTTTGCCGCAGACCGCGCGTTCCTGCCCCAGCTGCAAGACCCCGCTGCCGACGTACGCCGCGTTCTGCTACGCGTGCGGCACGGCCACCCCCGCCGGCATCGACCGCCAGACGGGGGAGTACGTCGTCCCCGAGATCAGCGGGATCACGATGGACGAGGTCCTCCCCAAGCTCCGCCGGCTGCTCGGGCCGACGTACGAGCTGGGAGAGCGCATCGGCTCGGGCGGCTTCGCGGAGGTCTTCCTCGCGCGCGACCTGCGGCTGAAGCGCGAGGTGGCGGTGAAGGTCACGCGCCCGGACTTCGCGGTGAACGCGCAGATGATGCAGCGCTTCCGCCGCGAGGCCGAGGTGATCGCCGCGCTGCGCCATCCGCACATCATGCCGATCTACGACCTCGGCGAGGCGGACGGGATCGCGTACATCGTGATGCCGTACATCCGCGGCGAGTCGCTGAAGGCGCGCATGGACCGCGTCGGCCGGCTGCCGGTCGAGTCGGCGCGCGCGATCCTGATGCAGGCGGCGGACGCGCTCAGCACGGCGCACGAGGCGGAGATCGTGCACCGCGACGTGAAGCCCGACAACATCATGCTCGACCGCCGCGACGACCAGGTCCTGCTGATGGACTTCGGCATCGCGAAGGCGATCGAGGCGGGTGCGGACGGGCACTCGATCTCGCTCACGAGCACCGGGCTCGTGATGGGGACGCCGCACTACATGGCGCCCGAGCAGGCGGCCGGCGAGCGCACGATCGACGCGCGCGCCGACCAGTACTCGCTCGCCGTCGTCGCGTACCGCATGCTCGCGGGCGTGCTGCCGTTCGACGGGCCGTCGGTGCGCGCGATCCTCGCCAAGCAGCTCGTGGGCGCGGCGACGCCGCTGCACAGCATCGCGAAGGACGCGCCGCCCGCGCTCGTCGCCGCCATCGAGCGCGCGATGGCCAAGGACCCCGAGGACCGCTTCCCGTCGGTGCGCGCCTTCATGGACGCGGTGAAGAGCGATCCGTCGTATGCGGCGGAGGTGCTGCGCACGACGGGAAGCGTGCCGCCGTACACGCCGCACCTCGCGATCCCCGCGCAGCCCGCGCCCGCGACGTCGAAGACGCGCGCGGCGGCCTGGCTGGCGGCGACGCTGGTGATCGTCGGCGGCGTGGGTGCGACGGTGTGGAGCCGCACCTCCGCGGGCGCCGCGGGCGCCGCGGGCGCGGCCGGCGGCATCGCGTCCGACAGCGCGCTGCCGCTCCCCGTCGAGAACGTGATCCCGCCGACCGGCACGCTGCGCGCGAGCGGCGACAGCGCCGCGGGCGCGCTTGCGGACTCGGTGTCGCCGGCCGACTCGCTGGCGCGCGCGCTCGCCGCCGACAGCCAGACGGTGCGCCGTGCGGGGCTGACGATGGGCACGCCCGCGGCCACGGCGTACCTCAACGGCGTGCGGCTGCTGAAGCGCCGCTCGTGCGAGGCGTGGGCGGCCAACCCGCGCTGGACCGCCGACGCGAGCGTCGCCTGCGCGGCCAGCGCGCGTCAGGCGCCCGACCGGCCGGCGACGCTGCGCACCCTCGGCACGCTGGCCGAGCGCGCGGGCCGCATGGACTCGGCGGCCGCCTGGTTCCAGCAGGCGAGCGAGAAGGGGGACGTCGAGTCGTCGGCGCAGCTGGCGCGCATGCTCGACGAGGGGCGCGGCGTGCCGGCGGATCCGGCGCGCGCGGCGACGCTGCTGCGCCGCGCGGCGGACGGCGGGCACGTCGCGTCGCAGCGCACGCTCGCGGAGCGGCTGGCGCGCGGCGCCGGCGTGCCGCGCGACGAGGCGAGCGCGATGGCGTGGTACGGGCGCGCGGCCGGCAGTGGCGACGTGACGTCGATGCTCGCCCTCGGCAACGCCTACAAGGACGGGCGCGGCGTGAAGAAGAACGAGGGCGAGGCCGTGACCTGGTGGCAGAAGGCCGCCGCGCAGGGCGACTCCGCGGCGCAGTACCGGCTCGGGATGGCGTACCTGGGCGGGCGCGGGGTGCCGAAGTCCGACAGCCAGGCGATCGAGTGGCACCGCAAGGCGTACGCGCAGGGGCACAAGGGCAGCGAGTACGAGCTGCGGAAGCGGAAGCTCATTCCTTGAGCCGGGACGGGCCGGCGCGCCGGACCCTGAACGGCATCTGCAAGGATGAAGATCGGATAAGGTCTGATAACGACGGATGGCTCCGGAGTGGCGCGATCGACATCGCACCCACGCGGAGCCATCCGTCGTTATCAGATCCTGTCGGATTTCATCCTTGCTGCCGTTGCCGTTCGGGTCCGGCGCGCCTCAGTACCCGACCGCAGCCCCCACCGAGCGCGGCTCGCTCACGCCCTCCCAGCCGCCGCGCACGCGCATCACGGCGTTGACGTTCACCATGCTGCCGCGCTGCTCGAGGCCGTGCCCCATCGCCTTCAGCGAGTCCAGCGCCGCCGGCGTCAGCCCGTTGCGCTCGTAGGCGATCGAGTCGGGGCGCGCCTGGTGGTGCAGGCGCGGCGCACGCATCGCGTCGGCGAGCGTCATCCTGTGGTCGATCACGTTCAGGATCACCTGCGTCGTGCCCGAGATGATCGTCGGGCCGCCCGCGGCGCCGGCCACGAGCAGCACCTGCCCGCGCGGGTCGAGCACGATCGTCGGCGTCATCGACGACAGCGGCCGCTTGCCCGGCTGCACCGCGTTCTGCTCGCCCTCGATCAGGCCGAACGCGTTCGGCTTGCCCGGCGCGGCGGCCAGGTCGTCCATCTCGTCGTTGAGGAAGAAGCCCGCGCCCGTGACGTACACGCCCGAGCCGTAGCCGAGGTTGAGCGTCGTCGTCGTGCTGACGGCGTTGCCCTGGCGGTCCACCACCGAGTAGTGCGTCGTGTGCAGCCCCGTCGGCGCCTGCATCAGCGCGCCCGTGCGCGACGCGTGCTGCGGGTCGATGGTCGCCGCCAGCTTCCGCGCGTAGTCCTTGCTCGTCAGCTCCGCCACCGGCACGGTGCAGAACGCCGGATCGCACAGCTTCGTGTTGCGGTCGATGAACGCGCGGCGCTCGGCCTCCGCGAACAGGTGCGCGTACGCGGCGCTGCCGAACGTCGGCAGCGTGTCGCGCGTCTCGAGCATGTGCAGGATCGCGAACGACGTCGTGCCGCCGCTCGACACCGGCGGCATGCCCAGCACCGTGTGCCCGCGGTACGTCGTGCGCAGCGGCTCGCGCCAGATCGCCTTGTACTGCGCGAGGTCCTGCTTCGTGATGAGCCCACCGCCGCGCTGCATCTCGGCCACCAGCAGGTCGGCCGTCTGCCCTTCGTAGAACTCGCGTGGCCCGCGCTGGGCGATGCGGCGCAGCGTCGCGGCGAGGTCCTTCTGCACCAGCCGCGTGCCGGGGCGCAGCGGCGCGCCGCCGGGATAGAACAGCGCGGCGCCGCCGTACTTCACGTTCTTCGCGCTGTCGCTCCGCAGCCCGCGCCAGAACGCGCTGTCGATGACGAAGCCCTCATCGGCCAGCCGGATCGCGGGCGCCATCACCTCGGCCAGCGACTTCGTGCCGAACTTCGCGAGCGCCTCGGACATGCCCATCACCGCGCCCGGCACGCCGACGGCCAGGTGGCCGACGCGGCTGCGGTCCGTCGGCTGCCCGTTCGCGTCGAGGTACATGTTGCGCGTGGCCGCGAGCGGCGCGACCTCGCGGTAGTCGATCGTCGCCGCGCGGCCGTCGGCCAGGCGGATCACCATGAACCCGCCGCCGCCGATGTTGCCGGCGACCGGATACGTGACCGCCATCGCGTAGCCCACCGCGACCGCCGCGTCCACGGCGTTGCCGCCCGCGCGCAGGATCTGCACGCCCGCCTCGCTGGCCTCGCGGCTGTTGCTCGCGATCATCGCCTCGCGCCCGAACTCGGCGCGCGCGCCGGGGCGGAAGCGCCACTCGGCGGGGAACGTGGGCGTGCGGCGCGCGCCGAGCGCGTCGTCGCCGCGGTTGGTCGTCGCGCGCGGCGCGCATCCCGCGGCGAGCGTGAGCAGCACGGGCAGCGCGAGGGCGCGGCGGGCACGGAGCGACGAGGGCGCTGGGGCGGTCATGCGAGCGAGAGGGGGAAGGAGAGGGGCGCGGCTCAGCGCCGCGCGCCCGAGCCGAAGCGGACGGTGAGGCGCGTGGCGCGCTGCTGCGTGATGCCGTTGCGATCGCGCGGGATGAAATCGCGCTGGTGGCTGACGATCCCGAACTCCTGCACGATCGCGACCGACGCGCGTGACGAGAACCCGAAGCCGATGCCGTAGCCGAGCGAGGCGTGGAGGTCGCTGTCGCGCTCCGGCGCGAGCGGGGCGCCGCCCTCGAGCCGCAGGTTGCGCAGCTGCTGGACGCCCGCGGTCAGCTCGATGACCTGATGCAGCCCCTGGCCGCCGCCCAGGCGCCCGATCGCCTCGACGCCGAGCAGGTCGGCGCTGGCGGCGCAGCCGTTCTCGCAGCCGACGAGCACCGGTCGGTCGGCGAGGCCCAGGCTGCGCACCGCGGTGGCGACGGAGGGCGCCCACGAGACCTGCGCGCCGAACGTCATCCCCGGCGCGAAGGCGGTCTCGAGGGTCGCGCGGTACTGCAGCGTGTTGTCCGCGAAGTCCCACGACGCGTTCGTGCGGCCGTCGAGGATCGTCTCGGCCTGCAGCAGCCCGGCGGTGGCGGAGACCCACACGCTCGGCTCGCTGCGGAGGCCGCGCGACCGCGGCTGCGCGTGGGCCGCCGGTGCGGCCAGCGCGAGCGACGCGAGCACGAGGAAGGTCGGCAGCGAGCGGCCGGAAGCGCGAAGCACGGGGGGCACGGATCCTCTCGACGTGTGCGGGGCGTCACGCATGGCGAGGGGCCACGGCGCGGTCGGCTTGCCGCTCTCGGGACGCGGTGGGTAACTTAGCGCCGCGTCTGCCACCTCGACACCAGCGGAGATCCGCGCGCGGTGGCCCTTCCTCCCACGCCGCGCCCCCACAGCGTGACCGTTCGCGAAAGCCGCGTCACCGAGCAGCGCAACCCGCGCACCGTCGACATCGACCTCGCGTCGCCGCTCGGCATCGTCGACCTCATGAACGCGGAGGATCGCACGGTGGCGGACGCGGTGGCCTCGCAGCGCGAGCAGATCGCGCAGGCCGTGGCCGAGACCGAGGCGACGTTCCGCCGCGGTGGGCGCCTGTTCTACGCGGGCGCCGGCACGTCGGGCCGCCTGGGCGTGCTGGACGCGAGCGAGTGCCCGCCGACCTTCGGCGTCGGCTTCGACCTCGTGCAGGGGATGATCGCCGGCGGCGAGGCGGCGATGTTCCGCGCGCAGGAAGGGGCCGAGGACTCGCCCGAGGGCGGCGCGCGCGACGTGGACGCGCGCGGCGTGCGCGCGGGCGACTTCGTCATCGGCATCGCGGCCAGCGGTACCACGCCCTACGTGCGCGGCGTGCTGGCCCGCGCGAAGGAGCTCGGCGCGCGCACGGCGATCGTCGCCTGCTCGCCGCCGCCGGCCGCGACGCTCGAACACGTGGACGTGCCGATCGTGACGATCACCGGGCCCGAGGTGCTCACCGGCTCCACGCGGCTCAAGGCCGGCACCGCGACGAAGCTGGTGCTCAACACCATCACGACGGGCGCGATGATCCGCGTCGGCAAGGCGTACGGCAACCTGATGGTGGACCTGCGCGCGACGAACGTGAAGCTCGTCGACCGCAGCGAGCGCATCGTGATGGAGGTGTGCGGCGTGGCGCGCGAGGACGCGCGCGCGCTCATCGAGCGCTCGGGCGGCAGCGTGAAGACGGCGATCGTGATGCAGAAGCTCGGCGTCGATCGCGACGCGGCCGAGCGTGCGCTGGAGGAGGCGGGCGGGGTGATCCGGCGCGTGGTGCCCGACGCGCCACCGCCCGTGACGGCCGGCGCGGGAGCGGACGGAGCGTGAGCGCCGCGCGCGGTCCCGACGTCTACGTCGGCCTGATGTCGGGCACCTCGACCGACGGCATCTCGGCGGCGGCCGCGCGCTTCCTCCCCGACGGCGACGTGCTGGGCGTCGAGCTGCTGGGCTTCGTGCAGCAGCCGTACGACGCATCGCAGCGCGCGCGCCTGCTGGCCGCGATGGAATCGGGCAGCGCGCGCGACTACTGCATGCTCGGCGCGGACCTGGGGGGCTGGCTCGCCGACGCGGCGGCCGCGCTGCTGGCCGAGAGCGGCGTCGCG
This region of Roseisolibacter agri genomic DNA includes:
- a CDS encoding sensor histidine kinase — translated: MTQLSPAPGAPTMAPGPSDGPTPAPEAPESRLPEMLEARLALLEAQTGEAARLIAELQARDRLKTQFLANISHDLRTPLTAIITHAEIMRDGILGDLSERQRTSILGIIKGGHQLLQMVGEILTYARGAADQLALSPSDFALSAVVEQLIALNQPLAAKKKVALTSEVVGTLPLLRADREKLSHVLGNLLGNAIHFTPEGGRVWIAAREREGARATRELLVEVGDTGIGIAPEHHELIFREFAQVDASTSRQHHGTGLGLAIARKLVELHGGRIWVESALSQGSRFYFTIPLETRAPDADA
- a CDS encoding ABC transporter ATP-binding protein, giving the protein MPYRTRLAVGLVLVVASAAMGSVVPWLLRSAIDALRAGAPAARLWTLAGTMVGLSLVGGFGRFWMREILNGISREVETDLRDTVFGHLLSLDAAALAPWRTGELMARLTNDLSAVRMAAGPAIMYLTNTIAGGAFALVFMLRIDARLTGLALLPMALLPVVMIRLGRLVHDRFEAVQEHFGAMTTRVQENLSGTRVVRAYRQEEAEEERFGAANAEYVRRNLALARLNGVMNPAFGLLAGLGSVVVLGVGGGLAVRGTISVGAFVAFGLYLGMLTWPLIALGWVTNLFQRGAASMARIVEVLDTRATIASAATPAALPPLADGAVARTGRRLQFRDVGFHFPSLRSGQVGSESEGETRWALRHVSFDLPPGGLLGVVGAIGSGKTALLELVPRLWDPQEGEILLDGVPLRALPLDVLRREIGFVPQESLLFSDTVGANIAYGLEANDRESSVLGARRSALASRTDEASAERRAPNSEEPSAVTAAEEATSGVSDPDPVVRWAADVAQLDETVAGFPAGYATMLGERGVNLSGGQKQRAAIARALARHPSVVLLDDALSAVDTHTEAAILGALRSALAGRTTLIASHRISAVRDASWILVLEEGQVVEQGRHDELVALGGRYAAIVRRQRLEEDVEQRASELSDADALVGDPASPS
- a CDS encoding YMGG-like glycine zipper-containing protein, translating into MPQYIRRRLPLVLALSAAASMAACGGSEKTDAALQDSALNRDLALANADSAAQPQLTDVPATTPEPAPVTPAPAPVTPAPTPRPTTSRPAPRPTAPRPSTPAPAPAPTTPTRTASGNTVTPATGGAGTAERTGTGSLPAGTQLSLTSNSRVCTNTHKVGDRFTATVSDAVTGANGARVPAGATATVEVTKLDRSENVRDKIEMGFRVVALTFGGRTYAVDAATESADVSRVRNQPASKDRQKVIGGAVIGAIAGQVIGKDTKGTIIGAATGAAAGAATAAATANYEGCLNDGARIAVRLTDAVQVRL
- a CDS encoding serine/threonine-protein kinase, giving the protein MPQTARSCPSCKTPLPTYAAFCYACGTATPAGIDRQTGEYVVPEISGITMDEVLPKLRRLLGPTYELGERIGSGGFAEVFLARDLRLKREVAVKVTRPDFAVNAQMMQRFRREAEVIAALRHPHIMPIYDLGEADGIAYIVMPYIRGESLKARMDRVGRLPVESARAILMQAADALSTAHEAEIVHRDVKPDNIMLDRRDDQVLLMDFGIAKAIEAGADGHSISLTSTGLVMGTPHYMAPEQAAGERTIDARADQYSLAVVAYRMLAGVLPFDGPSVRAILAKQLVGAATPLHSIAKDAPPALVAAIERAMAKDPEDRFPSVRAFMDAVKSDPSYAAEVLRTTGSVPPYTPHLAIPAQPAPATSKTRAAAWLAATLVIVGGVGATVWSRTSAGAAGAAGAAGGIASDSALPLPVENVIPPTGTLRASGDSAAGALADSVSPADSLARALAADSQTVRRAGLTMGTPAATAYLNGVRLLKRRSCEAWAANPRWTADASVACAASARQAPDRPATLRTLGTLAERAGRMDSAAAWFQQASEKGDVESSAQLARMLDEGRGVPADPARAATLLRRAADGGHVASQRTLAERLARGAGVPRDEASAMAWYGRAAGSGDVTSMLALGNAYKDGRGVKKNEGEAVTWWQKAAAQGDSAAQYRLGMAYLGGRGVPKSDSQAIEWHRKAYAQGHKGSEYELRKRKLIP
- the ggt gene encoding gamma-glutamyltransferase, which translates into the protein MTAPAPSSLRARRALALPVLLTLAAGCAPRATTNRGDDALGARRTPTFPAEWRFRPGARAEFGREAMIASNSREASEAGVQILRAGGNAVDAAVAVGYAMAVTYPVAGNIGGGGFMVIRLADGRAATIDYREVAPLAATRNMYLDANGQPTDRSRVGHLAVGVPGAVMGMSEALAKFGTKSLAEVMAPAIRLADEGFVIDSAFWRGLRSDSAKNVKYGGAALFYPGGAPLRPGTRLVQKDLAATLRRIAQRGPREFYEGQTADLLVAEMQRGGGLITKQDLAQYKAIWREPLRTTYRGHTVLGMPPVSSGGTTSFAILHMLETRDTLPTFGSAAYAHLFAEAERRAFIDRNTKLCDPAFCTVPVAELTSKDYARKLAATIDPQHASRTGALMQAPTGLHTTHYSVVDRQGNAVSTTTTLNLGYGSGVYVTGAGFFLNDEMDDLAAAPGKPNAFGLIEGEQNAVQPGKRPLSSMTPTIVLDPRGQVLLVAGAAGGPTIISGTTQVILNVIDHRMTLADAMRAPRLHHQARPDSIAYERNGLTPAALDSLKAMGHGLEQRGSMVNVNAVMRVRGGWEGVSEPRSVGAAVGY
- the murQ gene encoding N-acetylmuramic acid 6-phosphate etherase, whose amino-acid sequence is MTVRESRVTEQRNPRTVDIDLASPLGIVDLMNAEDRTVADAVASQREQIAQAVAETEATFRRGGRLFYAGAGTSGRLGVLDASECPPTFGVGFDLVQGMIAGGEAAMFRAQEGAEDSPEGGARDVDARGVRAGDFVIGIAASGTTPYVRGVLARAKELGARTAIVACSPPPAATLEHVDVPIVTITGPEVLTGSTRLKAGTATKLVLNTITTGAMIRVGKAYGNLMVDLRATNVKLVDRSERIVMEVCGVAREDARALIERSGGSVKTAIVMQKLGVDRDAAERALEEAGGVIRRVVPDAPPPVTAGAGADGA